The following proteins are co-located in the Diorhabda carinulata isolate Delta chromosome 4, icDioCari1.1, whole genome shotgun sequence genome:
- the LOC130892753 gene encoding nucleolar protein 56, with product MTKLYILFEHAAGYGVFKVQEFEEIGMLLPQIEAAVNDVSRFNSIVKLVGFCPFKSALTALENVNAISEGILPEELQQYLDITIPKGSKKDKPTLGVSDPKLSAAITEALGINCSHIGVVPEVIRGIRTHFHNLVKGFTLKSSGVAQLGLGHSYSRAKIKFNVHRVDNMIIQSIALLDQLDKDINTFSMRIREWYSYHFPELIKIVPENYTFAKVAKFIKNRKDLSEESLEGLEELTMDSGKAQAILDASRSSMGMDISDIDLLNIEMFATRVISLADYRKQLAEYLRSKMADVAPNLATLIGDQVGARLIAHAGSLTNLAKYPASTVQILGAEKALFRALKTRGNTPKYGLIFHSTFIGRAGTKNKGRISRYLANKCSIASRIDCFAEQPSQIFGDKLRQQVEDRLKFYETGDVPKKNIEVMKEALNEYEHLVLQTEIEKKKKKKKRKGEVLNETIETDKTEIEESEPPKKKKKKRKGEVSIVETDKTEVEESELPKKKKKKKSVSLEDSQDSELNGTVENGEGSPKKKKKKNKVNSE from the exons ATG accaaattatacattttatttgaacACGCAGCTGGATATGGCGTGTTTAAAGTTCAAGAATTCGAAGAAATCGGGATGTTACTCCCACAAATTGAAGCAGCAGTTAACGACGTGAGTCGCTTTAATAGTATCGTTAAACTTGTCGGGTTTTGTCCATTTAAATCTGCTTTAACTGCGTTAGAAAATGTTAACGCAATTTCCGAAGGTATTCTTCCAGAAGAATTACAACAATACTTGGATATTACGATACCCAAAGGCAGTAAAAAAGACAAACCAACTTTGGGCGTGAGTGATCCAAAACTTTCGGCTGCAATAACTGAAGCTTTGGGAATTAACTGTAGCCATATTGGTGTTGTTCCAGAAGTGATTAgag GTATAAGGACGCATTTTCATAATTTAGTTAAAGGTTTTACTTTAAAAAGCTCAGGAGTTGCACAATTAGGCTTAGGTCATTCTTATTCACGTGCTAAGATAAAGTTTAATGTACATAGAGTGGATAATATGATTATTCAATCAATAGCTTTATTGGATCAACTAGATAAAGATATCAACACTTTTTCTATGAGGATTCG AGAATGGTACTCCTATCATTTCCcagaattgataaaaatagtgCCAGAAAACTATACATTTGCTAAAGTTgcaaaattcatcaaaaacaggAAAGATTTATCTGAAGAATCATTGGAAGGTTTGGAGGAGCTCACAATGGATTCGGGAAAAGCTCAAGCCATTTTAGATGCATCAAGATCCAGTATGGGAATGGACATAAGCgatattgatttattgaataTAGAAATGTTTGCTACTAGAGTAATTTCTTTAGCAGATTACAGGAAACAACTAGCTGAATATTTACGTAGCAAAATGGCAGACGTAGCTCCAAATTTAGCGACTTTAATCGGTGATCAAGTTGGTGCTAGATTAATCGCACATGCAGGATCTTTAACAAATCTTGCTAAATATCCCGCGTCTACAGTTCAAATTCTGGGTGCCGAAAAAGCTTTATTCAGAGCTTTAAAAACTAGAG gCAATACCCCTAAATATGGTTTGATATTCCACTCTACATTCATTGGTCGTGCAGGAACCAAAAATAAAGGTCGTATTTCAAGATATCTTGCAAATAAATGTTCTATCGCTTCGAGAATAGATTGTTTTGCTGAACAACCTTCCCAGATATTTGGAGACAAACTTCGTCAACAAGTTGAAGATCGTCTTAAGTTTTATGAAACTGGTGATGttccaaagaaaaatattgaagtgaTGAAAGAAGCGTTAAATGAATATGAACATTTGGTACTACaaactgaaattgaaaagaagaaaaaaaagaaaaagaggaaagGAGAAGTTTTAAATGAAACTATTGAAACAGATAAAACTGAAATTGAGGAATCAGAACCacctaaaaagaagaagaaaaagaggaaggGAGAAGTTTCAATTGTCGAAACTGATAAAACTGAAGTTGAAGAATCCGAACTAcccaagaagaagaagaaaaagaagtcTGTATCTTTAGAGGATAGTCAAGACTCTGAATTGAATGGTACAGTGGAAAATGGAGAAGGAAgtccaaaaaagaaaaagaagaaaaataaagtgaacaGTGAATAA